The Vicia villosa cultivar HV-30 ecotype Madison, WI linkage group LG1, Vvil1.0, whole genome shotgun sequence genome includes a region encoding these proteins:
- the LOC131643708 gene encoding uncharacterized protein LOC131643708: MKCQSESHDRSSRVQKETNLELGKTSVRSASKCCSNCRIVLTTPPLKDRTKRDPMRCSHSLVSKKQSKLANHRGAVDAKSGGNYNQSNGNDVLFRGSSSMIGREGWSSALVEVPFMMGKQYYRVSDSTRNWYPTLGLYFQVHQEVLTWLKLWYILHIELCQFPRFWSKSRGLKNLLLSSQDC; this comes from the exons ATGAAATGTCAAAGTGAAAGTCATGATCGTTCCTCGAGGGTTCAAAAGGAAACAAATTTGGAGCTCGGAAAGACATCAGTCAGATCAGCTTCAAAATGTTGCTCTAATTGTCGGATCGTACTGACAACACCGCCATTAAAAGATAG GACAAAGAGGGATCCTATGCGGTGTTCTCATTCATTGGTCTCCAAGAAACAGAGCAAGCTTGCTAACCATAGAGGGGCTGTAGATGCTAAATCTGGTGGAAACTATAACCAGAGCAATGGAAATGATGTACTTTTTAGGG GCAGTTCTTCTATGATTGGAAGAGAAGGATGGAGTTCTGCACTAGTAGAAGTACCTTTTATGATGGGGAAGCAGTATTACCGGGTCTCTGACAGCACAAGAAACTGGTACCCGACTCTGGGTCTGTACTTTCAAGTACACCAGGAGGTCTTAACATGGCTGAAGCTTTGGTACATACTCCATATCGAGCTCTGTCAATTCCCCAG GTTTTGGTCAAAATCCAGAGGCTTGAAGAACTTGCTCTTAAGCAGTCAAGACTGTTGA
- the LOC131643711 gene encoding glutamyl-tRNA(Gln) amidotransferase subunit C, chloroplastic/mitochondrial, protein MSVLLRGTPLLSLSLSKSKSNIQHKLLQFRRLSSKTNCSSLEPPNVSHLAKTAHISLTPTEVEEFGPKIQQVIGWFGQLQGVDLESIEPSIRADTENNLRDNTPETFEQRDAIIASLPSYEEPYIKVPKVLNVD, encoded by the exons ATGAGTGTGTTACtcagaggaacaccattgttatCGTTATCATTGTCGAAATCGAAATCTAACATTCAACACAAGTTGTTACAGTTTCGTAGGTTGTCATCAAAGACAAACTGTTCCTCTCTTGAACCTCCAAATGTGTCTCATTTGGCAAAAACTGCTCATATTTCTCTAACCCCAACTGAG gtCGAAGAATTTGGTCCTAAAATTCAGCAGGTGATTGGCTG GTTTGGACAGTTGCAGGGTGTTGATCTTGAAAGCATCGAGCCTTCAATTAGAGCAG ATACCGAAAACAATTTGCGCGACAATACACCTGAAACATTTGAACAACG GGATGCCATCATTGCTTCGCTTCCGAGCTATGAGGAGCCTTACATTAAAGTTCCAAAGGTCCTAAACGTGGACTGA
- the LOC131643709 gene encoding protein GET4: MSRQRSKRFELPPGQENVDKLEKVVKDGNYYGAQQMYKSISARYVTAERYSEALDILHSGACLQLAHGQVTCGAELALLFVETLEKGKIPYDDETLERLRKIYEGFPRVPLPQHLWDVDDMQQLSENIGNAKTRVEGCSSFLKAAIKWSAEFGTSSNGAPELHILLAEYIFSESPEVDMNRVTYHFVRGNDPIKFATNLVSFLGRCYPGEDDLAIARAVLRYLSLGNLKDANILVDEIKKQTQASEVEFPKTDLMQFINFLLQTMERDAFPLFNMLRANFKSCIEREPAFNELLDDIAEKFYGVQRRNPMGMFGDIFKMMGAE, from the exons ATGTCGCGGCAGAGATCGAAAAGATTCGAACTTCCTCCCGGTCAAGAG AATGTTGATAAATTGGAGAAAGTTGTAAAAGATGGGAATTATTATGGAGCTCAACAGATGTATAAATCCATCAGTGCCAG ATATGTAACTGCTGAGAGGTACTCTGAAGCATTAGATATCCTACATTCAGGAGCATGCCTTCAATTGGCTCATGGACAG GTTACTTGTGGAGCAGAGCTTGCTTTATTGTTTGTGGAGACATTAGAGAAAGGGAAAATTCCTTATGATGATGAAACTCTTG AGCGTCTCAGAAAAATATACGAGGGATTTCCACGGGTTCCACTGCCACAACACCTGTGGGATGTCGATGACATGCAGCAACTTTCGGAAAATATTGGAAATGCAAAGACACGTGTTGAGGGCTGTTCCTCATTCTTAAAAGCTGCTATCAA GTGGTCTGCTGAATTTGGAACAAGTAGTAATGGAGCTCCAGAACTGCACATTCTTCTGGCTGAGTACATATTTTCTGAAAGTCCTGAGGTG GATATGAATAGAGTGACATATCATTTTGTGAGAGGAAATGATCCGATCAAGTTCGCTACTAATCTAGTGAGCTTTTTAGGCAGG TGTTATCCCGGTGAAGATGATTTGGCCATTGCTCGTGCCGTGTTAAG GTATTTATCTTTAGGTAATTTGAAGGATGCAAACATACTAGTGGATGAGATAAAGAAGCAAACTCAAGCTTCTGAGGTTGAGTTTCCAAAGACAGACTTGATgcaattcatcaattttcttttgCAAACGATGGAAAGAGATGCTTTTCCTCTTTTTAATATGTTGAGAGCAAATTTCAAGTCATGTATTGAGAGGGAACCTGCCTTCAATGAG TTGCTAGATGATATTGCGGAGAAGTTTTATGGCGTACAGAGAAGGAATCCGATGGGGATGTTTGGGGATATATTCAAG ATGATGGGAGCTGAGTAG
- the LOC131643710 gene encoding uncharacterized protein LOC131643710, with product MESVTVITVKPIEATPATFQDYGQVIEASPDGEGFGPHDAQLDLSKGIPRFYIMHLENRPLKFSSITHHACVTQCLGSIGGNVWYLGVAKPSIVDSNEIKDNTGKTIVQSRSGHFYAPPAIEDVQVFKVSGSKFLKLNRGTWHAGPLFTSDTMDFYNLELSNTNVVDHTTHYFKKHDGVTFSIDE from the exons ATGGAGAGCGTGACGGTGATAACGGTGAAACCAATCGAAGCAACTCCGGCAACCTTCCAAGACTACGGCCAGGTCATCGAGGCTTCCCCGGACGGCGAGGGTTTCGGTCCTCATGATGCTCAACTTGATCTCAGTAAAGGAATTCCCAG GTTCTACATTATGCATCTTGAAAATCGGCCGCTTAAGTTTTCCAGTATCACACATCATGCATGTGTGACTCAGTGCCTTGGGTCCATTGGTGGTAATGTTTGGTATCTTGGAGTGGCTAAGCCGTCTATTGTTGATTCAAATGAAATTAAGGATAACACAGGCAAGACAATCGTGCAGTCACGCAGTGGTCATTTTTACGCGCCTCCTGCCATTGAGGATGTCCAAGTTTTCAAGGTTTCGGGTTCCAAATTTCTCAAGCTTAACCGTGGGACATGGCATGCCGGTCCTCTATTTACGTCTGATACAATGGACTTTTATAATCTAGAACTTAGCAATACAAAT GTGGTTGATCATACAACACACTACTTCAAGAAGCATGATGGAGTGACTTTTTCAATTGATGAGTAA